In the genome of Cryptomeria japonica chromosome 8, Sugi_1.0, whole genome shotgun sequence, one region contains:
- the LOC131857404 gene encoding early light-induced protein 1, chloroplastic-like produces MLGFVSAIAVEVASGRDLLSQLNSGGLSWFALTAGLMTVGTLVPLFNGISRESTSQPIFSSTAEMWNGRFAMLGLLALAFTEYVKGGPLV; encoded by the coding sequence ATGTTGGGGTTCGTGTCGGCCATTGCAGTGGAGGTGGCCAGCGGAAGAGATTTGCTGTCGCAATTGAATAGTGGAGGACTGTCGTGGTTTGCGTTAACTGCAGGATTAATGACGGTGGGGACACTGGTGCCCCTGTTCAATGGAATATCGAGGGAGAGCACGTCACAGCCAATATTTTCATCCACAGCAGAAATGTGGAATGGGCGCTTTGCTATGCTCGGCCTCCTCGCATTGGCTTTCACTGAATACGTCAAGGGTGGACCGCTTGTATAA